AATCCTGACGATCCTACTGCTGAAGACAAGTTTAAAGAAGCAGCGGAGGCTTACAGTATCCTGAGTGACGAAAACAAACGCCAGCGATATGATCAGTTTGGTCATGCAGGTGTGGGTGGTGCGTCGGGAGCAGGTGCTGGCGGGTTCAGTGGCGGAGGGTTCTCAATGGACGATATTTTCTCTCAGTTTGGAGATATTTTCGGAGATAGCAGTCCTTTCGGAGACATTTTCGGACGTCAGGGCGGTGGAAACGGACGCCGGGTACGTAAAGGTTCCGACCTCAGGATCAAACTGAAACTGAACCTGGAAGAGGTTGCCAACGGCGTTGAAAAGAAAATAAAAGTCAAAAGACACGTTACCTGTAATACCTGCGGTGGAAACGGCGCGAAACATGGTACTTCGCTGACCAACTGTAATTCCTGTAACGGGACTGGGCAGGTTCGGAAAGTAGTGAGCACTATGCTAGGCCAGATGGTGTCGACAAGTACTTGCCCTACCTGTAATGGTGATGGTAAGATCATCAGCGAGCGTTGCGATTCTTGTGCGGGAGAAGGAAGACTGTTACAGGACGACCTGATCACGTTGAACATTCCGGGCGGTGTTGCGGAAGGCATGCAGCTTTCGATGTCGGGCAAAGGTAATGTACCAACCCGTGGTGGCGTGGCTGGCGACCTGCTGATCGTCATTGAAGAAGAAGAGGACGCATTGCTGAAACGTGACGGGAACAATGTGGTATTCGATATGCACCTGAGCTTCATTGATGCAACACTGGGCACTTCGGTTGAAATCCCGACCATTGACGGTAAAGCGAGGATCAATATTGAATCGGGTACGCAGGCTGGAAAGATACTTCGCCTGAAAGGAAAAGGTATCAAGGACCTGAACGGCTACGGAAAAGGTGATCAGCTGGTCCACATTAATGTATGGACACCTCAGCAATTATCATCCGACGAACGTGAAACGCTCGAATCACTGAGACATTCTCCTAATTTTCAGCCTAAGCCAGGCAAGAATGAAAAAGGATTTTTCGATAAAATGAAGGATTTCTTCCATTGAAATTCCGGATCGTATAAATATTGACAAAGGCCGTTGCATTCGTGGAACGGCCTTTTATTTGCTCCCGAAATCGCATACCTTAATATTATAGTAATCCGGGGGGCGAACCAATTCGTCCCGCGACAGCATTATGATACTAATATGTATTTCTTGTTATCATATCAATAAACTGAAATCACACAACCATGATAAAACCCATTCTATTATCCATTGCCCTACTCTACGCTCCAATGCTCTTTTCACAGTCTGCTGCCCCTGCTGAACTCACTTTTGCGACTTATAATGTCAGTATGGAGGCTGAGAACTATGTTCCGAGAGGTACCAAAGGTATCTCTGAACAGGTTTTGGTCAAAGAACTTGCTTCGGGCACCAATCAGCAGATCCGCAACATTGCCCGCATTATCAAGACTGTCCGGCCGGATGTGATACTGCTCAATGAATTTGACTATGTAAAAGACCCGCAAGCCGGCGTTTTGCAATTTGTAAAAGCATACCTGAAAGACGATTCTGACGGTTCAAAAGGCATTGACTACCCTTATTACTACTACTCCACAGTGAACACCGGCCAGCCAAGCCCATACGACCTGGACAACAATGGCAAAGCCGAGCAGTTCGGCGCAGATGCCTGGGGTTTTGGAAACTATCCGGGACAATACGGAATGGTACTTTTATCGCGCTACCCTATTGATGTCAACAATGTGCGGACATTTCAAAATTTCAAATGGAAGGACATGCCTGGCGCATTGAAAACCACTAAACCAGACGGAACCGATTGGTATCAGCCAGAAGCCTGGGCAAAGTTTCCGTTATCCTCCAAATCACATTGGGACATTCCGGTACAGGCCGGAGGCAAGATCATCCATATACTCGCAAGCCACCCTACCCCTCCTACTTTCGACGGTGCCGAAGACCGTAACGGCAAGCGCAATCATGATGAGATAAGATTCTGGCGGGACTACATCAGCACGAATACCAGTACTTACATTTATGACGATAAGGGCCACAAAGGCGGCCTCAAAGCCAATGCCAACTTTGTAATCATGGGTGACCAGAATGCATCTCCTGACGAAGGCAATGCACTTACTGCCGGAATAAGATCATTACTGAGCCATCCTGCGGTTAATAATGATATGCCCCCGTCGAGCAAAGGCGGAGCAGAACATACCAGTGCCAATGCATTTGCCAAGAATCACACTGCTTTCTGGAGAATGCGTGCAGACTATGTCCTACCTTCCAGAAAAGGCTTCAAAATCATCGATAGCGGCGTTTTCTGGCCACCGAAAGGTGAACCGATGGCGGAGTTGGTGGAGAAGCGGGAGTCTAGTTCAGATCACCGGTTGGTTTGGGTGAAGGTGAAAGTAGATTAATTGAAAATTATAAAACGAAAACGGGGAAATGGTCAGACCATTTCCCCGTTTTCGTTTTATAATTTGTCATCCTGAGCGCAGCGGCGGCCGCTGCGCTCAGACAATTATTACTGAGCTGCGCCACTGCCATACATATTAAACGCCGCCAGGTGTTTTTGGAACATGGCTTCGTATTTCTTAGCGGCTGCTTCCTGTTTTGCTTCGCGGCATTCCTGCACGATGATCTGCATGATGTATAGGTACACATTGCTGTCGCGACGCTTGGTAGTGCCATTGTCTTTTGCCCAGGTAAGTACTTCATCTGCACGCGTAGCCATGGTTTCGGCAATTTCCAGTGCTCTTTTTGTTTCTCCAAGATCAAACAATGGCCCTATGAAGTTGGCCGAGAACTGATCGTAAGGAATGCTCTTGTCTGGCATCGTCGCTAATGACTTATCAATCGCCTTCTTAGCCTCGTCTTTACGACCATCAGCAATCAACTGACCGGCCAAACGAAGAAACGCGATGCGTGCAGTAGCCACCGGAGAGCCCAGGTATGTATTGTCGTAATACGTGTTTGGATTATCCAGGTCACGCCAGAACATTTTGGTCATCAGGTTCTTGTACATCACATCCGCATTTACGTAACCGTCGCTTGCACCAGGTACTTTTACCGGTAACAAACGATATGCATAACCTTCCAGCTGCATGTATTCTTTCAGATTCAGGTAGCTTGAACCGCCCAGTGTCGACGAGAAATAGATCGGACGCTTCCAGTCATTGGTAGCAATGATATCCAGCATGATCAGGTCTGATTTGTACAAATCACCTTTCCCGATTGTCCAGCTGATAGAGTCGCTCACAAATGGAAGCAAGTCGCTTTTGATGATATTCATCTTTTTAACCGCCTCTGCATTCACAGGTAGGAAAAGAACAGACGACGGCAAGATGGAAGTCATATCGCCGCTGGTCAATGGAACCTGGATCGCTTTGTTTTCTTGCTTCACCAATCCCATGTATTCTTTCAGGTTGATACCGTCCTTCACACTTGGAATTTCATAAAACGGCACAATGTCGTTTTTACCGAAAGCATAATTGTTTTTATCCAAAGAAATCGGAAGCGCTTCTGACAAATACGTTTTACGTTTCATCTGGTCAATGTACCAGTCGGTGCCGAGCAAGCTGAGGTTACACACGCGCACATCGGTACGGAAGCCTTCCACTTCCTGAACATACCACAAGGGGAATGTATCATTATCGCCGCCTGTAAACAAGATCGCATTGGGCGCGCATGAATTCAACAGGTTTTTGGCAAAATCAACTGAATGATAACGGTGGTCACGGTTATGGTTATCCCAGCCTTTTACCCCCATAATAACAGGTACTACCAGGCAAATACCGGTCGCAACACCTGCACGGGCTGTTGCGCTCTGAACAAATTTGCTGATCGCATCGGCAATGGCGATCACCCCAAAACCAATCCAGATACAGAAAATATAGAAAGAACCCACATAAATGTAATCCCTTTCACGAGGCTCTGTCGGCGGTGAGTTAAGGTATACTACCAGGGCAACGCCGGTCAGCACGAATAACAGTCCAAGAACCAGCAAATCGCGTTTTTGACGGAAATAAACAATTACCAATCCAAACAAACCGAGAATGAACGGCAGCATGAAGTAGTTATCGTGCGCCTTGTTGTTAGCGATAGGCGCGGGATATTTTTTGGCAACGTCCCACGGCAGCATATTTCCTGCTCCTTCCTCATCACTTTCACGGCCTACAAAATTCCATAGGAAATACCGCCAGTACATATGCCCGATCTGATACGAGAACATGAAGGACAGGTTATGTGCCATATTAGGTTTCTGCCCCTCTGCCAAACCGGTCATTTGCTGATAAAGCTGCGGGTGACCGGGCTGCGTGCTGTACATACGAGGCAAAAGCATGCTGCTGCCTGGCTCATATTCATACTCAGGACGGTAATCGTAGATCGCATACTTACCATCCTGCTTCCGGTACATTGGCGCACCGCGCTTCTGGCTTACCGGACGGGACACGAACGATGGACCATACAATAACGGACGGCTACCATATTGCTCCCTTTTCAGGTAAGAAACGAAGCTCAGGACATCATTAGGGTTGTTTTCGTTGATCGGCGGATTGTATTCAGCACGTACCAAAACCATCAGGTAACTCGCGTAACCGATCAGGACGAAAGCCAATGAAAGCAAGCCTGTATTGAGTAAAACATTAGCCTTTTTGTGAGAATAACGAATTCCCCAGATAAGCGCCCCAATGAATATAATGATAAAGAAAATCACCCCGGACTTGTAAGGAAGCCCCAGTGAATTCACGAAAAATATCTCAAACTTACCCGCAATGCTTGGCAACCCTGGAATGATACCAGAGTTGATAATCCCCAGAATCACTAAGCCACCTATAAATGCCAAAATACCTCCAAATACGCTGGGTTTTGGGTATTTTTTGAAATAATAAACCAATGCAAGCGCCGGAATCGTAACCAGGTTCAATAAGTGGACACCGATAGATAGGCCGACCAGGTAGGCGATGAAAATTAACCAGCGGTTTTCGGCAGCAGGATCTTCCACTCGTTCCCATTTGAACACTGCCCAGATCACAATAGCTGTAAAGAAAGACGACATACCGTAAACCTCCGCTTCCACGGCCGAAAACCAGAATGAGTCGGACCATGTGTAAGCCAAAGCACCGACGATGCCGGAACCCAATAACAGGACTATATCGCCCTGAGTAAGCTCTTCTTCGGTTTTAGAAATCAGTTTGCGAGCCAGCAATGTGATCGTCCAGAATAGGAAAAGGATCGTAAATGCGCTGCTCATGACCGAAACCATGTTGATCCAGTAAGCCACATTGGTGAGGTCACCGAATGCAAAAAGTGAGAATATCCGGCCTATTAAAAGGAAAAATGGTGCTCCCGGAGGGTGAGGCACCTGTAATTTGAATGCACAAGCTATAAATTCTCCGCAATCCCAAAAACTTGCGGTCCGCTCGACCGTAAGTGAGTATGTGACTAATGCGATTGCGAAAACTATCCAACCCGTAAGGTTGTTGGAACGGTTGAAACGGGTCATCTGAAAGACGGTAAATTTGAAAAAGTTATATGCACGATCCGCAAAGATGGCAACTCTTATTGAGCAGTTTTATCAATGGTCGGCCAAAATTAGCAAATTTACCACAACAGCAAGATTTTCCGTCTCTTAAAAAACGTTAAAGAAGTGGCTAGCGGCGGTCAATGGTCACTTATAAAATATCCATTTAGCCAGTTCCTTATAGCTTACTTTCTTACCATACATTAATATCCCAACCCTGTAAATCCGAGCTGCAAGCCATGTTGTGCCCATAAAACCAAGCACAAGCAACACCATTGACAAGGCGATTTCCCAGGCAGGCACACCAAAAGGTATTCGCACCATCATAATAATCGGTGAGGTAAATGGTATGATCGACGTCCAAAATGCGAGGGTACCGTCAGGATCGCGCAGTACAAATTGGGCAAATACAAATGAAAAGATGATGGGTAACGTAATCGGAAGCATAAATTGCTGCGTATCCGCATCATTGTCCACCGCAGCCCCGACGGCGCCGAAAAGTGCGCTGTAAAGAAGGTACCCGCCCAGATAATAGAACAGAAAACATCCTACAATAAGTGGAATGTTGAGGCTACCAACAGCTCCTAACACCTCAGATATAGGATTTTCAACGTTACCTCCCGGCATTCCCTGAGTTGGCATCCCAGGACGTATTTCCTGAGACATTTGAACAGGATCTTTGGACATCCTGCTGCTGAAAATCGCCGACGTCGCACTGGTGAGGGCGGTAGTGAGCAAAATCCACAGGATAAACTGCGTCAGACCAACCAAAGCCACTCCGATGATTTTGCCGAGCATCAGTTGAAAAGGCTTGACAGACGAAATAATGACCTCGACGATCCGGCTGGTCTTTTCTTCCGTAATACCCCGCATTACCTGCGTTCCGTAAATAAAAACCGACATATAGATCAGGAAAGCACAGATTCCGCCGATCACCGTCGCCGCACCGGAACTACTGGTTTTTTCTCCCTCTTCATTCAGACTAATCGTTTCTGAACTGACATTAACACGTGAATCTTCCAGAATTTTGTGCGTAATACCTGCCTCCGAAAGTTTGATATCCTCAATTTGCTTTTCGATAACCTTCTCAATTTCCGATTTCAGGTCAAGGCTTACGTTTTTGGCAGCATAAATCCGGACACTTTTGGGCTCCTTGATCACATTGGCTGGAATATATACCAATGCATTAACATCACTATTTTTGAAACCGGCTTTGGCAGAATCAATGCTGGTGGAGATGTAAGTGAATTTCAATGTCTCGGAATCCTTGAATTCATTCCGAAATAAACCGCTCTCATCGAGCACCTGCACCGTTTTTGCATCCACAGAGCCCAATGCCACCCAGATCACCGCGGCATAAAATCCGACAAATAACAAAGGCGCGAGCAAAGTCATGATCAGAAAGGATTTTTTCTTGACCCTGACCATGTATTCTCTTTTGATCACCAAAAATATATTACGCATTTTAAAGAAATTTAAATGTTGGAACGTCCCTTACGCTTCTGGAACCTCATTGACTGAACGCATAAAAATGTCACTCATACTAGGAATGTTCTCCCCGAAAGCCCTGATTTCTACTTTGGAAACCAGGTTCAGCAGCAGCGCATTGGGACTGGCACCTTCTCCGAGATGGATATTGGCGCGATAGTACCCGTCTTCCAGCTCCTTTTCTTCCAGAATACCATAAATCGGGTCAAGTTCGTCGATATGTCCCTTGTATTCGACAAAATAAGTATGCGTCTTGAATTGTTCCTTGATCAGCTTTTTGGGACCATCGAGCACTTTTTTGGCTTTATGAATCAATGCAATGTTATCGCAAAGCTCCTCCACGGTTTCCATCCTGTGGGTCGAAAATATGATAGTACTGCCCTTTTGCTTCAATTCCAGGATCTCATCGCGGATCAGATTGGCATTGATAGGGTCAAATCCTGAAAACGGTTCGTCGAGAATGATCAGGTCGGGCTCGTGAAGCACGGTGGACACAAACTGGACCTTTTGCTGCATTCCTTTCGAAAGATCGGACACACTTTTGTCCCACCAGGTTTTAATGTCAAATTTGACAAACCAGGTTTTCAGTTTATCCATCGCCTCTTTTTGGGACAATCCTTTGAGCTGGGCGAGATATAGCAACTGCTCCCCCACTTTCATTTTTTTATAAAGCCCCCTTTCCTCCGGCAAATAGCCGATCCTGGAAATGTGACTGGAATTCAAAAGCTGGCCGTCAAACAAAATCTCTCCTTTGTCTGGCCCGGTGATCTGGTTGATGATCCTGATGAGTGAGGTTTTTCCGGCACCGTTTGGGCCTAGCAAACCGAAAATACTGCCTTTGGGAATTGAAATACTTACATCGTCGAGGGCAATGTGGTTGGAATACTCTTTTGTAACATTCCGGACTTCTATAATATTCATAGGGATGAAGGATCGGTGAATATGCACCAAATATGCAAAGTATAAGCGGCTCGATTAAAGTTACAAGTATGAAAGCGTAATTTGACGGATTAATGGTAAAAATAAAAAGCGGGCGGATATCCGCTCGCTTTTTTCAATAAAACTAATGTAGGAATGTCTCCTAGATGTATTTTTCCCGAATCTGGAACAAAACCCAAAAGCCGATCAGACCGCTGATAATGAAACCCACGATTTGAAATTGGATCAGGTTACTTACCAAGCCGACCAGTACTGCATAATACAACAGGTTCCAGCCAGCTCTCTTACGTGCTTTCAATGGAGTGAAGGCCATCAGGTACATGATCAATGTGATCACACCCAGGGCAACGCCCACGTAAAAAGTAGCTCCCAGGCCCGCAGCAGCTCCGCCCATTCCAAAGATCGCTCCACCCAAACCGAATGCGGTAAGCAAGGCAAAAATACCAAGGACAGAAAAGAACAGCATAATGTATGGGCCGTACTTCACTAAAAACTCCTTCACTTCCTCAGAGAAGGGGGGAAACTTTTGAAGAAAAATGGGTTCCAGTTCTTTTTCAAGAAGTAGTTTTGATTCCATAAAGAGGGATGTTTAAGCTGAAAGTCAATTATTTATTTGATAAATCTAAAAATAATTTTTTGATTCAGACGTCAAATTTTCTCCCTCCTGCCCGATTTGTTTATTAATCGGTTCTCCTCCCCTTTTTAGTCTGGGAAATTATGCTCTTTCGGCCGATTAATCCTCTGGATATGGGACAAATACAAACCCCGAGAAATCGCCCAGCAGCGCAAAAAGGCAGCAGAATTCGTCCGGATTTTTGTAGTTCTCGGTGAATAACAAAACCGATTCTTCACCAATGAGCTTGCGGTCCACAAACTCCTGCATATAAGATGCCCGATAAGAATAAAGGTTCGTCAATTCCGTCCTATCAATCAGCATCGCACCAAGTTCCAGGTCGTTATTAGTCACGACAAAAATCGGGTTTTCTGAAAATCCCCTTTTTCTGATCTGGTACGACGCTTCTTTCAGCTGGTCAGCAACTTTGATAAAATCCTGCGATATGTAACCCATCAGCTTTTGATTCAATTCCGGAGAATTGGCATCATCCATCAAGGTATTTTCATTACTATTATTAATCATATACTTCGGCCTTCGGCAGTCAGCCATCGGCTATTTATTTTAGTTTTTTGGTCAAAATATCAATGATAGTCAATCAATGATCGGCGTTCAGTATCGCAAAAAAGCCGACTGCCGATAGCCGATAGCCGACTGCCCCAATCACATTCTCGCCGCAAGCAGCAACGTCAGATCCTTGTACCGCATATTAAAGCTACGTGCGATGTGCGAATTGGTGAGCGTGCCTTTGTGACAATACACTCCCTTCATAAACCACCGATTCGCGTAAATCATTTCCTCAATACCTCCAATTGTTCCTGTTTGTAATAAAAACGGCAAAAATACATTGCTCAGGGCAGTACTGGCCGTGTGCGCAACCCTCGAAGGAATGTTGGGAACACAATAGTGGATCACATCATTGTATTTGAATGTCGGGTTCTTGTGGGAAGTCATCCTCGAAGTTTCAAACGATCCTCCCTGATCGATACTTACATCAATGATCACAGAACCCGGCTTCATTTTTGACACCATTTCACGCGTTACCACCAATGGACTGATCCCGTTTTCGGCACGCATCGTGCCTATGACCACGTCAGCCCTTGCAATAGCCTCGGCCAATGTGTCGGAATCGATAATAGAAGTATATAAATTCTGCCCGATCGAATATTTAAGCCTCTGCAAACGGTAAATATGTTTGTCAAAAACTTTAATGTCAGCACCGACGCTGATTGCCGCGCGGGTTGCGTACTCCGCAACAGTACCAGCACCGAGAATGACGATTTTCGTTGGCGGTACACCGGTGATCCCTCCGAGGATAATGCCTCGTCCGCCATTGGGTGTCGACAAATATTCGGCGGCGATCAATAACACGGTACTCCCGGCGATTTCGCCCATAGCCCTAATAATGGGCTTTCCTCCTACCTTGTCCTCGATCAGCTCGTAACCTATACCAGTAATTTTATGCTCATTCAGTTTTTCAAAATATTGCTTTTCCAATGCTGGCAAATTCAATGCCGAGATCAGGGTCGTACCAGACTTAATGTAGCTAAATTCCTCTTCGACCAGCGGTTCCACTTTGAGAATTAAATTGGCCTGATAAACCTCCTTGGCACTCTGGACTATTTTTGCACCCGCCTCGCTGTATTCATGATCAGAAAGGTTAGAGCCTTTTCCCGCATCCTTTTCCACCCATACCTCATGCCCGTTCCTGACCAGGATACCTACCGCGTCCGGGGTGAGGGCAATGCGGTTTTCCTGCAAAGAAACCTCCCTCGGC
The genomic region above belongs to Dyadobacter pollutisoli and contains:
- the dnaJ gene encoding molecular chaperone DnaJ; amino-acid sequence: MAKKRDYYEILGVDRGAAADDIKKAYRKLAIKFHPDKNPDDPTAEDKFKEAAEAYSILSDENKRQRYDQFGHAGVGGASGAGAGGFSGGGFSMDDIFSQFGDIFGDSSPFGDIFGRQGGGNGRRVRKGSDLRIKLKLNLEEVANGVEKKIKVKRHVTCNTCGGNGAKHGTSLTNCNSCNGTGQVRKVVSTMLGQMVSTSTCPTCNGDGKIISERCDSCAGEGRLLQDDLITLNIPGGVAEGMQLSMSGKGNVPTRGGVAGDLLIVIEEEEDALLKRDGNNVVFDMHLSFIDATLGTSVEIPTIDGKARINIESGTQAGKILRLKGKGIKDLNGYGKGDQLVHINVWTPQQLSSDERETLESLRHSPNFQPKPGKNEKGFFDKMKDFFH
- a CDS encoding endonuclease/exonuclease/phosphatase family protein, which encodes MIKPILLSIALLYAPMLFSQSAAPAELTFATYNVSMEAENYVPRGTKGISEQVLVKELASGTNQQIRNIARIIKTVRPDVILLNEFDYVKDPQAGVLQFVKAYLKDDSDGSKGIDYPYYYYSTVNTGQPSPYDLDNNGKAEQFGADAWGFGNYPGQYGMVLLSRYPIDVNNVRTFQNFKWKDMPGALKTTKPDGTDWYQPEAWAKFPLSSKSHWDIPVQAGGKIIHILASHPTPPTFDGAEDRNGKRNHDEIRFWRDYISTNTSTYIYDDKGHKGGLKANANFVIMGDQNASPDEGNALTAGIRSLLSHPAVNNDMPPSSKGGAEHTSANAFAKNHTAFWRMRADYVLPSRKGFKIIDSGVFWPPKGEPMAELVEKRESSSDHRLVWVKVKVD
- a CDS encoding glycosyltransferase family 117 protein, whose amino-acid sequence is MTRFNRSNNLTGWIVFAIALVTYSLTVERTASFWDCGEFIACAFKLQVPHPPGAPFFLLIGRIFSLFAFGDLTNVAYWINMVSVMSSAFTILFLFWTITLLARKLISKTEEELTQGDIVLLLGSGIVGALAYTWSDSFWFSAVEAEVYGMSSFFTAIVIWAVFKWERVEDPAAENRWLIFIAYLVGLSIGVHLLNLVTIPALALVYYFKKYPKPSVFGGILAFIGGLVILGIINSGIIPGLPSIAGKFEIFFVNSLGLPYKSGVIFFIIIFIGALIWGIRYSHKKANVLLNTGLLSLAFVLIGYASYLMVLVRAEYNPPINENNPNDVLSFVSYLKREQYGSRPLLYGPSFVSRPVSQKRGAPMYRKQDGKYAIYDYRPEYEYEPGSSMLLPRMYSTQPGHPQLYQQMTGLAEGQKPNMAHNLSFMFSYQIGHMYWRYFLWNFVGRESDEEGAGNMLPWDVAKKYPAPIANNKAHDNYFMLPFILGLFGLVIVYFRQKRDLLVLGLLFVLTGVALVVYLNSPPTEPRERDYIYVGSFYIFCIWIGFGVIAIADAISKFVQSATARAGVATGICLVVPVIMGVKGWDNHNRDHRYHSVDFAKNLLNSCAPNAILFTGGDNDTFPLWYVQEVEGFRTDVRVCNLSLLGTDWYIDQMKRKTYLSEALPISLDKNNYAFGKNDIVPFYEIPSVKDGINLKEYMGLVKQENKAIQVPLTSGDMTSILPSSVLFLPVNAEAVKKMNIIKSDLLPFVSDSISWTIGKGDLYKSDLIMLDIIATNDWKRPIYFSSTLGGSSYLNLKEYMQLEGYAYRLLPVKVPGASDGYVNADVMYKNLMTKMFWRDLDNPNTYYDNTYLGSPVATARIAFLRLAGQLIADGRKDEAKKAIDKSLATMPDKSIPYDQFSANFIGPLFDLGETKRALEIAETMATRADEVLTWAKDNGTTKRRDSNVYLYIMQIIVQECREAKQEAAAKKYEAMFQKHLAAFNMYGSGAAQ
- a CDS encoding ABC transporter permease, with product MRNIFLVIKREYMVRVKKKSFLIMTLLAPLLFVGFYAAVIWVALGSVDAKTVQVLDESGLFRNEFKDSETLKFTYISTSIDSAKAGFKNSDVNALVYIPANVIKEPKSVRIYAAKNVSLDLKSEIEKVIEKQIEDIKLSEAGITHKILEDSRVNVSSETISLNEEGEKTSSSGAATVIGGICAFLIYMSVFIYGTQVMRGITEEKTSRIVEVIISSVKPFQLMLGKIIGVALVGLTQFILWILLTTALTSATSAIFSSRMSKDPVQMSQEIRPGMPTQGMPGGNVENPISEVLGAVGSLNIPLIVGCFLFYYLGGYLLYSALFGAVGAAVDNDADTQQFMLPITLPIIFSFVFAQFVLRDPDGTLAFWTSIIPFTSPIIMMVRIPFGVPAWEIALSMVLLVLGFMGTTWLAARIYRVGILMYGKKVSYKELAKWIFYK
- a CDS encoding ABC transporter ATP-binding protein; amino-acid sequence: MNIIEVRNVTKEYSNHIALDDVSISIPKGSIFGLLGPNGAGKTSLIRIINQITGPDKGEILFDGQLLNSSHISRIGYLPEERGLYKKMKVGEQLLYLAQLKGLSQKEAMDKLKTWFVKFDIKTWWDKSVSDLSKGMQQKVQFVSTVLHEPDLIILDEPFSGFDPINANLIRDEILELKQKGSTIIFSTHRMETVEELCDNIALIHKAKKVLDGPKKLIKEQFKTHTYFVEYKGHIDELDPIYGILEEKELEDGYYRANIHLGEGASPNALLLNLVSKVEIRAFGENIPSMSDIFMRSVNEVPEA
- a CDS encoding alanine dehydrogenase: MAQPQITGFEELAKQSVLYPQESLLAVKKDQNSLHIGLPREVSLQENRIALTPDAVGILVRNGHEVWVEKDAGKGSNLSDHEYSEAGAKIVQSAKEVYQANLILKVEPLVEEEFSYIKSGTTLISALNLPALEKQYFEKLNEHKITGIGYELIEDKVGGKPIIRAMGEIAGSTVLLIAAEYLSTPNGGRGIILGGITGVPPTKIVILGAGTVAEYATRAAISVGADIKVFDKHIYRLQRLKYSIGQNLYTSIIDSDTLAEAIARADVVIGTMRAENGISPLVVTREMVSKMKPGSVIIDVSIDQGGSFETSRMTSHKNPTFKYNDVIHYCVPNIPSRVAHTASTALSNVFLPFLLQTGTIGGIEEMIYANRWFMKGVYCHKGTLTNSHIARSFNMRYKDLTLLLAARM